In one window of Thalassophryne amazonica chromosome 9, fThaAma1.1, whole genome shotgun sequence DNA:
- the epd gene encoding ependymin, translating to MYTALTLFVFIGLTANAHADLHQPCHPPNMTGTMIVMSLKGEVKALGTFTYDSTGNKLRFKSNDSHPLNTSEHLDLLMFFDEGVFYEIDSKNHSCEKKSLQSTLHPLEIPSDATFLAALNPGSATVEGEGIKVNVWRGYMPGTKDYYSMSVTMGCLPVSILYFSESSPLLFSNMDIESEIKDPDLLLVPSICEGHPLEETPEGTVHSFLNEFM from the exons ATGTACACAGCTCTCACACTCTTCGTCTTCATCGGCCTGACTGCCAACGCCCATGCCGATCTGCATCAGCCTTGCC ATCCACCCAATATGACAGGAACAATGATTGTG ATGTCCTTAAAAGGTGAGGTGAAAGCGCTGGGTACATTCACTTATGATTCCACGGGCAATAAACTTCGCTTCAAATCAAACGATAGCCATCCCCTGAACACTTCAGAACATCTGGATTTACTGATGTTTTTTGACGAG GGAGTATTCTATGAGATTGACAGCAAAAACCACAGCTGTGAGAAAAAATCCTTGCAGTCGACCCTGCACCCGCTAGAAATTCCCTCCGATGCCACGTTTTTGGCAGCATTGAATCCTGGGAGTGCCACGGTTGAAGGGGAGGGAATAAAAGTCAATGTATGGAGAGGATACATGCCAGGCACCAAAG ATTATTATTCCATGTCTGTAACCATGGGATGTCTGCCTGTGTCCATATTGTACTTCTCTGAGTCATCACCACTTCTTTTCAG CAACATGGACATTGAGTCTGAAATCAAGGACCCTGATCTTCTGCTCGTGCCATCCATTTGTGAGGGGCATCCTTTGGAAGAGACACCTGAAGGGACGGTACACAGTTTCCTCAATGAGTTCATGTAG